The genomic segment CCCAGTCAACATTTCCTCTGATACCTCGGTGCGCTCGCGCCGACCTCGTGCGAGGCAATATCTGGTAACAACCTCGCCGAAGTCACGCGTTTTCCGGGCGTCTGCGTTTCGACATTACGGCGATCATCCTTGGCATCGAAAACCCTCGCACTGCCGGGACCGCCATGAAAATCTTCCGTCCACTCCTGATCGCCGGCCTGATGCTCACGCACCTGGCTGCCCACGCCACCAGCTTCGACTGCAACCGGGGACGCTCGCTCACCGAAAAAATCATCTGCAACGATCCCGCGCTGTCAAAACTCGACGACACGCTGGGGCAACTTTACTGGAAAGCGCGTCGGCGGGTCATCAACCGTCGCGCCTTTCTCACTGACAGCGATAGCAAGTGGAGCTGGCGGGAAGAGAACTGCCGCGACGCGGCATGTCTGGGGACCTGGTATGCAACGCGGATCGATCAGTTGCAACGGCTGATCGAAAGCATGCAGACAGGGGAAGCGGCGGAGCAGCCGGAGGTGCAGCCGATCAGGACACAGCCATCGCCGGAACCGGCTATTCAGCGCAAAACGTCACTAGCGACAGCGCGCCCGATTGAAGCGGCGTTGCTTCAGTGCACAGCCGCGAATCCTGGGCTGGTGGTCAACGATCAATGCTCCACGGTGCTGAAGCAGGCGGGTGCGGGTGGTCAGTGGAAATATCAGCCGCGCGGCGGCGACTGGTTCTGCGGCGTCGCCACGCTGCCGCAGCCGTCGATGCAAACGCAGGTGGATGCGGCGCAGTGAGATCGTAAGCGCCGATGGATGAACGGGCGACGTCAGCAGGCTCGTGGCGTCGTCGTGTTCAGTGAACCGTCTTAGGGGGATGTGGCGGAGCGCGGCAATGACGCG from the Paraburkholderia fungorum genome contains:
- a CDS encoding lysozyme inhibitor LprI family protein, with the protein product MKIFRPLLIAGLMLTHLAAHATSFDCNRGRSLTEKIICNDPALSKLDDTLGQLYWKARRRVINRRAFLTDSDSKWSWREENCRDAACLGTWYATRIDQLQRLIESMQTGEAAEQPEVQPIRTQPSPEPAIQRKTSLATARPIEAALLQCTAANPGLVVNDQCSTVLKQAGAGGQWKYQPRGGDWFCGVATLPQPSMQTQVDAAQ